One Tolypothrix bouteillei VB521301 DNA window includes the following coding sequences:
- a CDS encoding flavin monoamine oxidase family protein, with the protein MNINVNVAIVGAGISGLSAAWELYKLGIESLIVLEASSRVGGRTLNHPLTSGGYVEQGGTWVGPTQTALLALAAEMGITTKRGKFEGQTLYGFRQKWTMLEASPTLASDIAQQDFARAMAKFEALCLTVPVETPWDSPDAEALDSITMGDWIEQNTVTDEAKAWFEGCVRQILSGDPNQVSFLWMLHFVHTAGFYDLLETAEEFCLVGGTQQISLKIAERLGERVVLSAPVTEISGYDGSTVQLVSEYGVIRAQQVIVAMMPKSIADIKFSPPLPLGHRQLIEGWKTMSWVKIHAVYEKPFWQGKIATGHFLSVDTKIEVIDISPEDGSKGVIVGLLAPDYSHLAESERQEIFLAFLGQTFGEAAQRPLELVEFDWNTQPWIGGCISALPPGLLTAVGSVLNSPVGKIHWAGTERSSIWVNYIEGAIRAGQKAALDVLKNKV; encoded by the coding sequence ATGAATATTAATGTAAATGTCGCAATTGTAGGTGCAGGTATTTCCGGTTTAAGTGCGGCTTGGGAACTTTACAAATTAGGTATTGAATCTTTAATCGTATTAGAAGCAAGTTCGCGAGTTGGTGGACGGACTCTCAATCATCCGCTAACATCGGGAGGTTATGTCGAACAAGGTGGGACTTGGGTGGGACCTACTCAAACAGCTTTGCTTGCTTTGGCTGCAGAAATGGGCATAACCACGAAGAGAGGAAAGTTTGAAGGTCAAACTCTTTATGGCTTTCGGCAAAAATGGACAATGCTGGAAGCATCTCCAACATTAGCATCAGACATTGCCCAACAGGATTTTGCTCGAGCCATGGCAAAGTTTGAAGCTTTATGCTTGACAGTTCCAGTAGAAACCCCTTGGGATTCTCCTGACGCTGAAGCATTAGACTCCATAACAATGGGTGATTGGATTGAGCAAAACACAGTCACAGATGAAGCAAAAGCTTGGTTTGAGGGATGTGTGCGCCAAATTTTAAGTGGCGATCCGAATCAAGTTTCCTTTTTATGGATGCTGCATTTTGTCCATACGGCGGGATTTTACGATCTTCTAGAAACGGCTGAGGAGTTTTGCTTGGTTGGAGGGACACAGCAAATTTCCTTGAAGATCGCAGAACGTTTGGGCGAGAGGGTTGTGCTCAGTGCTCCTGTCACTGAAATATCTGGTTACGATGGCTCTACTGTTCAACTGGTTTCAGAGTACGGGGTTATCCGCGCTCAACAGGTTATAGTGGCAATGATGCCCAAAAGTATAGCTGATATTAAATTTTCTCCTCCCCTACCTTTGGGACACCGCCAACTCATTGAAGGGTGGAAAACAATGAGTTGGGTAAAAATCCACGCTGTTTACGAAAAACCCTTTTGGCAGGGAAAAATTGCCACCGGTCACTTTCTCAGCGTCGATACCAAAATTGAGGTTATTGATATTTCACCAGAAGACGGGAGCAAAGGAGTCATTGTTGGATTGCTAGCTCCCGATTATTCCCATTTAGCAGAGTCCGAGCGTCAAGAGATTTTCTTGGCGTTTCTCGGGCAAACTTTTGGTGAGGCTGCACAACGACCTTTAGAATTAGTGGAGTTTGATTGGAATACTCAACCTTGGATTGGTGGATGTATTTCTGCACTCCCACCTGGTTTGCTTACTGCGGTGGGTTCTGTCCTGAATAGTCCTGTAGGTAAAATTCATTGGGCTGGTACAGAACGTTCTAGCATTTGGGTTAACTATATTGAGGGTGCTATTCGAGCTGGACAAAAAGCTGCTCTCGATGTTCTCAAAAATAAAGTATAG
- a CDS encoding DUF5331 domain-containing protein, whose amino-acid sequence MNIQQIRQSLKLKWVNYYYKNRSWLVKVRVWGTYDGLRRPSSSFILATLSVLEPQLEQLLPFLIELNNDPDEIVSALGLNFNPEEHLHLIPLDESEVASPSSNIFLQEKLLHGKSLNPSVAATEVESKHQSVTSFEVTTEILYGDRPLTSNDIAINEESQNHSLPLGNFNVSPKIESESHTVPSVAVTASPVKSKNISIPWFSYFSKEVTLQGKFFRSVDVPTELEVKRNYVSSVAVATPDRTSSLHRVPTLALFDREGQRNCESHFTIDNDGESKSPFVTIPQEDSHQQENLVSTRRVRHLANWIDDFCQGKSWSAEEVRE is encoded by the coding sequence ATGAATATTCAGCAAATTCGCCAGTCTTTGAAACTCAAGTGGGTGAATTACTACTACAAAAATCGTTCGTGGCTGGTAAAAGTACGAGTGTGGGGAACGTATGATGGATTGCGTCGCCCTTCCTCTAGTTTTATTTTGGCAACTCTGTCTGTTTTGGAACCCCAACTTGAGCAGCTTCTTCCTTTTCTTATAGAACTGAATAACGATCCAGATGAAATTGTGTCAGCTTTGGGTCTTAACTTTAACCCTGAGGAGCATTTACACTTAATTCCTTTGGATGAATCTGAGGTAGCTAGCCCAAGTTCCAATATTTTTTTACAAGAGAAATTACTGCATGGAAAATCTCTAAACCCCAGTGTAGCTGCCACGGAAGTAGAAAGCAAACACCAATCTGTAACTTCCTTTGAAGTAACGACTGAAATATTATATGGCGATCGTCCTCTAACTTCCAATGACATTGCCATCAATGAAGAAAGCCAAAACCACTCTTTACCATTAGGGAATTTTAATGTTTCTCCCAAAATAGAAAGTGAAAGCCATACAGTACCATCAGTTGCAGTTACGGCTTCCCCTGTAAAAAGCAAAAATATATCAATTCCATGGTTTTCCTATTTTTCCAAGGAGGTAACGCTTCAAGGCAAATTTTTTCGCTCTGTTGATGTCCCCACAGAATTGGAAGTTAAAAGAAATTACGTATCTTCTGTTGCAGTTGCTACGCCTGACCGGACAAGCAGTCTTCATCGCGTACCAACTCTTGCGCTTTTTGATAGAGAAGGGCAAAGAAATTGTGAATCACACTTTACCATCGATAACGATGGGGAAAGCAAAAGCCCGTTTGTGACGATACCGCAGGAAGACAGTCATCAACAAGAGAATTTAGTGTCAACACGTCGAGTTCGTCATCTAGCTAATTGGATAGATGACTTTTGCCAAGGTAAGAGTTGGAGCGCGGAAGAGGTTAGGGAATAG
- a CDS encoding non-ribosomal peptide synthetase, with protein MKDINQNITALSPAKKTQTKLEFQNNANFDQKLNNVRKTEQELAPLSFAQQRLWFLSQLEQNHSVYHVVKAFQLRGNLNVSVLQQALDTVVVHHEALRTKFIIQNGNPLQVVTEPRSVELKVIDLKNALEENDTSFVQKLLHKEAHRPFNLTSDLMLRACLIQRSPQEHILLLVMHQIAADDWSMSVLLEQLAKLYKAFVNKKPSPLSDPAIHYIDFAVWQRQWLSDEVLEKQLKYWKQQLAGAVPVLELPADRPRPPVQTYQGARESFILPEKLLQALAKLSQREGVTLFMTLLAVFQTLLYRYTKQTDILVGSPVAGRNLPEIENSIGFFANTLVLRTDMSGNPSFRELLQRVRSVAMSAYTNQELPIDKLIDELQPERSLSYHPLFQVMFVLQNTSKQTLDLPEIASTPFDWENIASKFDLNLSIAETEQGLRGFWEYNTDLFDAPTIQRMSGHFQTLLEGIVANPEQPLSELPLLTATERHQLLVEWNNNQADYSQEQCIHELFEQRVEQNPNAIALMFENEQLTYRQLNHRANQLARYLKALGVGPEVLVGIYLERSLEMVVGLLGILKAGGAYVPLDPTYPKERLAFMLENSQPLVLLTQESLKTEICDFTEKVVCLDTDCRFIAQQSEENLNQTATPANLAYVIYTSGSTGKPKGVQVTHANLCHYAQAMARALGIAPEDIYLHTASIAFSSSVRQLMVPLAQGATVKIATSEQRKDPRALFEAIKQHNVTAIDIVPSYWRNCIHALTHLDPEKREFLLDNKLRLIVSASEPLLSDVPAQWKLGFQHGARLINMFGQTETCGIVATYPIPSQQNNRVKIVPLGRPIANTQIYLLDEHMQPVPIGVPGELHIGGLGLARGYLNRPDLTEEKFIPDPFSQKEGARLYKTGDLARHLPDGNIEFIGRRDYQVKIRGFRIELGEVEAVLNQHPTVVQTAVVACVDALGDKRLVAYVVPNKELEVVTSDLRSFLKEKLPEYMVPSAFVLLEALPLTPSGKVNRAALPAHDFSKLDLEANFVAPRDKLEQQIAQIWEEVLHRQPIGIRDNFFDLGGHSLLAVQLFAQIEQKFGKKLPLATLFQSGTVEALATMLRFSEEQAGATSENETDTSWSSLVKIQPYGSKAPLFLAHPLGGEVLCYRTLAMHLGKDRPVYGLQPQGLDGKQALYTQIEEMAAHYIKEIQMIQPKGPYYLGGYSFGGVVAFEMAQQLHKQGEKVAILAMLDTIRPGSERRLSFRYRVLEHLENFSQEGMVYLQHKLVGWRDWIGFHIQYKYKKLMGIPEPSPKEDKHLEIMDANSKALNQYTFQTYPGCMTLLRTSDKHRDEATGMQYDPLFGWGELVQGGIDIQQIPGSHYTLLEEPHVGELVEKLKNCLENS; from the coding sequence ATGAAAGATATCAACCAAAATATCACCGCTCTTTCACCAGCCAAAAAGACACAAACCAAGCTAGAGTTTCAAAATAATGCAAATTTTGACCAAAAACTGAATAATGTTAGAAAAACCGAGCAAGAATTAGCACCTCTCTCTTTTGCCCAGCAACGGCTGTGGTTTTTAAGCCAGTTGGAGCAAAATCATTCTGTATATCACGTTGTAAAAGCTTTCCAATTGCGTGGGAACCTAAATGTATCGGTACTGCAACAGGCTTTAGATACAGTTGTAGTTCATCATGAAGCTTTACGAACTAAATTCATAATACAAAATGGCAATCCCTTACAGGTTGTTACTGAACCTCGTTCAGTGGAACTAAAAGTTATAGATTTGAAGAACGCTTTAGAAGAAAACGATACCAGCTTTGTACAAAAGTTGCTACACAAGGAGGCGCACCGTCCCTTCAACTTGACATCAGATTTGATGTTACGCGCCTGTTTGATACAACGCTCGCCACAAGAACATATTCTGCTACTCGTCATGCATCAGATAGCTGCTGATGATTGGTCAATGAGTGTTCTTTTAGAGCAGTTGGCAAAACTCTACAAAGCCTTCGTAAATAAAAAGCCCAGTCCTTTGTCAGACCCAGCCATTCATTATATTGATTTTGCAGTTTGGCAACGACAATGGCTTTCCGATGAAGTACTAGAAAAGCAATTGAAATATTGGAAACAGCAGTTAGCAGGTGCAGTTCCCGTACTGGAATTACCTGCAGATAGACCTCGACCACCTGTCCAAACATATCAAGGTGCAAGAGAAAGTTTTATACTTCCCGAGAAATTATTGCAAGCACTTGCTAAACTCTCACAAAGAGAGGGTGTAACGCTTTTCATGACATTGCTAGCGGTATTTCAGACTTTGCTTTATCGCTATACCAAACAAACAGACATTTTAGTTGGTTCTCCAGTAGCGGGTCGAAATTTACCAGAAATAGAGAATTCAATCGGATTTTTTGCCAATACTCTGGTGCTACGCACTGATATGTCGGGTAACCCCAGTTTTCGAGAACTGTTGCAAAGGGTGCGTTCGGTGGCAATGTCTGCTTATACTAATCAAGAGTTGCCTATTGATAAACTTATAGATGAACTTCAACCAGAGAGATCGCTCTCCTATCATCCCCTGTTCCAGGTGATGTTTGTTTTACAAAACACATCGAAGCAAACATTGGATTTACCGGAGATCGCCTCAACTCCTTTCGATTGGGAAAACATAGCTTCTAAATTTGATTTAAATCTCTCCATTGCTGAAACAGAACAGGGATTGCGAGGATTTTGGGAATACAACACCGATCTGTTTGATGCTCCTACAATTCAACGTATGAGCGGGCATTTCCAAACGCTGCTAGAGGGAATTGTTGCCAATCCAGAGCAGCCTTTAAGCGAATTGCCACTGCTAACAGCAACCGAGCGCCATCAATTGCTTGTTGAATGGAATAACAATCAAGCAGACTATTCTCAAGAACAGTGCATACACGAGTTGTTTGAACAAAGAGTAGAGCAAAATCCGAATGCGATCGCTCTGATGTTTGAAAACGAGCAACTGACCTATCGGCAATTAAATCATCGAGCAAACCAGTTAGCACGCTATTTAAAGGCGTTGGGTGTCGGACCTGAGGTACTCGTTGGCATTTATTTGGAACGTTCTCTAGAAATGGTCGTGGGACTGTTGGGAATTCTCAAAGCCGGTGGGGCGTATGTACCTTTAGACCCAACGTATCCTAAAGAGCGTTTGGCTTTCATGCTGGAAAATTCTCAGCCTCTAGTATTGTTGACTCAGGAAAGTCTAAAAACAGAGATCTGCGATTTTACAGAAAAAGTAGTTTGTTTGGATACAGATTGCCGATTCATTGCCCAACAATCGGAAGAAAATTTAAACCAAACAGCAACACCTGCAAACTTAGCCTACGTTATTTATACTTCTGGCTCAACCGGAAAACCAAAGGGTGTTCAAGTAACACACGCAAATTTGTGTCATTACGCACAAGCAATGGCAAGAGCACTCGGGATTGCACCTGAAGATATCTATCTCCACACGGCATCGATTGCGTTTTCTTCGTCTGTCAGACAGTTAATGGTACCTTTAGCTCAAGGCGCAACTGTCAAAATTGCTACTTCGGAACAGAGGAAAGACCCAAGAGCGCTTTTTGAGGCTATTAAACAACACAATGTCACGGCGATCGATATCGTCCCCTCTTACTGGCGCAACTGCATTCACGCATTAACTCACCTCGACCCTGAGAAACGAGAATTTCTACTGGACAACAAATTACGCCTGATCGTGTCTGCAAGCGAACCGCTACTCTCTGATGTTCCCGCACAGTGGAAGCTTGGTTTCCAGCATGGCGCACGATTAATTAATATGTTTGGTCAAACGGAAACCTGTGGAATTGTTGCAACATATCCCATTCCATCGCAACAAAACAATCGCGTCAAAATTGTTCCCCTTGGGCGTCCGATTGCCAATACACAAATTTATTTGCTAGACGAACACATGCAACCTGTTCCCATTGGTGTCCCTGGAGAACTGCACATCGGTGGCTTGGGTTTGGCGCGAGGCTATCTCAACCGACCGGACCTTACAGAGGAAAAATTTATCCCCGACCCCTTTAGTCAAAAAGAAGGGGCGCGTCTGTACAAAACAGGGGATTTAGCGCGTCATTTACCTGATGGTAATATTGAATTTATTGGACGCAGAGATTACCAAGTAAAAATACGGGGCTTTAGGATAGAATTAGGTGAGGTAGAGGCTGTTTTAAACCAACATCCCACCGTAGTACAGACAGCAGTTGTTGCATGCGTTGATGCTCTCGGCGATAAACGTTTGGTAGCTTACGTTGTACCCAATAAAGAACTCGAAGTTGTCACAAGTGACTTGCGTAGCTTCTTAAAAGAAAAGTTACCTGAGTACATGGTACCTTCAGCTTTTGTGTTACTTGAAGCACTACCTCTTACTCCTAGTGGAAAAGTCAATCGCGCTGCTCTTCCAGCACATGATTTCTCAAAACTTGATTTAGAAGCAAACTTTGTTGCTCCACGAGATAAGTTAGAACAACAAATCGCACAAATTTGGGAAGAAGTTTTACACCGCCAACCGATTGGTATTCGAGATAATTTCTTTGACTTGGGAGGACATTCCTTACTCGCAGTCCAGTTATTTGCTCAGATAGAACAAAAATTTGGCAAAAAACTTCCTTTAGCCACTCTCTTTCAATCGGGAACTGTGGAAGCTCTTGCTACGATGCTTCGTTTTTCAGAAGAACAAGCAGGTGCTACTTCAGAAAACGAAACAGACACATCTTGGTCCTCCTTAGTCAAAATACAACCCTACGGTTCCAAGGCTCCTTTGTTCTTAGCCCATCCTCTTGGCGGAGAAGTTCTGTGTTATCGAACCTTAGCTATGCATTTGGGAAAGGACCGACCCGTTTATGGGTTGCAACCACAAGGGCTAGATGGAAAACAAGCTCTTTACACTCAAATTGAAGAGATGGCAGCCCACTATATTAAAGAAATTCAGATGATACAGCCCAAAGGACCTTATTACTTGGGAGGATATTCATTTGGAGGTGTTGTCGCTTTTGAGATGGCCCAGCAACTCCACAAGCAAGGTGAAAAAGTAGCAATTCTTGCCATGCTTGATACTATTCGTCCGGGTTCCGAGCGCCGATTATCTTTCCGTTATCGAGTTCTCGAGCATCTAGAGAATTTCTCTCAAGAAGGAATGGTTTACCTACAGCACAAGCTTGTCGGTTGGCGCGATTGGATTGGGTTTCACATCCAGTACAAGTATAAAAAGTTGATGGGTATTCCCGAGCCTTCCCCCAAAGAGGACAAACATTTAGAGATCATGGATGCCAACTCTAAAGCCCTCAATCAATACACTTTCCAAACTTATCCCGGTTGCATGACTCTCTTGCGGACTTCTGATAAGCACCGAGACGAAGCTACAGGTATGCAGTACGACCCGTTGTTTGGGTGGGGTGAGTTGGTACAGGGAGGAATAGATATCCAGCAGATCCCTGGTTCTCACTATACCTTGTTGGAAGAACCTCATGTTGGGGAACTAGTCGAGAAATTAAAAAACTGTTTGGAAAATTCATAA
- a CDS encoding YgfZ/GcvT domain-containing protein, producing the protein MATSAIDVNDAAAIKAVQEGLAVCDRTSWGRIKISDDDRLRFLHNQSTNNIQQLKPGQGCDTVFVNSTARTLDLVTVYIQEDAVLLLVSPNRREFLMQWLDRYIFFADKVQLTDVTDETASLSVFGPKSDAAMEKLGAGAIVGQPYGTHILISIADREDKSLVVAVGSGLASPGYTLILPIADKEKVWNQLVENGAVTLSDRAWNMLRILQGRPAPDQELTEDYNPLEVGLWQTISFDKGCYIGQETIARLNTYKGVKQHLWGIRLTAPAELGSPITIGNEKVGKLTSYTETLDGHFGLGYIRTKAGGAGLKVSVGNVEGEIVEVPFVSQEYPQV; encoded by the coding sequence ATGGCTACATCTGCAATTGACGTCAATGATGCAGCAGCTATCAAAGCAGTGCAAGAAGGGCTTGCAGTGTGCGATCGCACCTCGTGGGGACGTATAAAAATCTCTGATGATGACCGCCTTCGCTTTTTGCACAATCAAAGCACTAATAACATTCAACAGTTGAAACCAGGACAAGGCTGCGACACAGTTTTTGTCAATTCTACCGCTCGCACCCTCGATTTAGTAACAGTGTATATTCAAGAGGATGCAGTATTATTACTAGTTTCCCCAAATCGCCGCGAATTTTTGATGCAATGGTTGGATCGCTACATCTTCTTTGCTGATAAGGTGCAATTAACAGATGTGACTGATGAAACCGCTAGCTTGAGTGTCTTTGGACCAAAAAGTGACGCTGCGATGGAAAAGCTAGGGGCTGGGGCGATTGTTGGTCAACCTTACGGAACCCATATACTCATTTCCATTGCCGATAGAGAAGACAAAAGTCTTGTAGTTGCTGTTGGAAGTGGTTTGGCTTCTCCTGGATATACTTTGATTTTACCAATTGCTGACAAAGAGAAGGTCTGGAACCAACTTGTTGAAAATGGAGCGGTAACGTTAAGCGATCGCGCTTGGAATATGTTGCGGATATTACAAGGACGCCCAGCCCCAGACCAAGAACTTACTGAAGATTACAACCCCCTAGAGGTAGGATTGTGGCAGACTATTTCTTTTGACAAAGGTTGTTACATAGGACAAGAAACAATCGCCCGCTTAAACACTTACAAAGGCGTCAAACAGCATCTTTGGGGTATACGTCTCACCGCCCCGGCTGAATTAGGAAGTCCGATTACCATTGGAAATGAAAAAGTTGGTAAGCTAACAAGTTACACGGAAACTCTTGACGGTCATTTTGGGCTGGGCTACATTCGCACCAAGGCTGGTGGTGCGGGTTTAAAAGTTTCTGTGGGAAATGTCGAGGGTGAAATAGTTGAAGTACCTTTTGTTTCTCAGGAATATCCACAGGTATAA
- a CDS encoding cysteine synthase A, whose amino-acid sequence MDIKNGFVGAVGNTPLIRLNSFCEETGCEILGKAEFLNPGGSVKDRAALYIIKDAEEKGLIKPGGTVVEGTAGNTGIGLAHICNAKGYKCLIIIPNTQSQEKMDALRALGAEVRPVPAVPYKDPNNYVKLSGRVASEMENAIWANQFDNLANRRAHYETTGPEIWSQTDGKVDAWVSATGTGGTFAGVAMYLKEKNPAIKCVVADPMGSGLYSYIKTGEIKIEGNSITEGIGNSRITANMEDAPADDAIQVDDREALRVVYQLLRKDGIFMGGSTGINVGAAVALAKRMGPGHTIVTILCDSGSRYQSRIFNTEWLESKGLAVNL is encoded by the coding sequence ATGGATATTAAAAATGGTTTTGTAGGTGCTGTAGGGAACACACCACTGATTCGACTGAACAGTTTCTGTGAAGAAACCGGCTGCGAAATCCTGGGTAAGGCAGAATTTCTTAACCCTGGTGGTTCTGTAAAAGACAGAGCCGCACTGTACATTATTAAAGATGCTGAAGAAAAAGGATTAATTAAACCCGGTGGTACAGTCGTAGAAGGCACAGCAGGGAATACAGGTATTGGACTGGCACATATTTGTAACGCTAAAGGCTACAAATGCCTCATTATTATTCCCAACACCCAGTCCCAAGAAAAGATGGATGCTTTGCGGGCGTTAGGCGCAGAAGTTCGCCCCGTTCCTGCAGTACCCTATAAAGATCCAAACAACTACGTTAAACTCTCTGGCAGAGTAGCCTCGGAGATGGAAAATGCTATTTGGGCAAATCAGTTTGATAACTTAGCAAATCGCCGCGCTCATTATGAAACGACAGGACCGGAAATTTGGTCGCAAACAGACGGTAAAGTTGATGCTTGGGTATCTGCAACAGGGACTGGAGGAACCTTTGCGGGTGTAGCAATGTACTTAAAGGAAAAAAATCCAGCTATCAAGTGTGTTGTCGCCGATCCCATGGGAAGTGGATTGTACAGCTATATCAAGACAGGTGAAATCAAGATTGAGGGGAACTCTATCACGGAGGGAATTGGGAACAGTCGCATCACTGCTAATATGGAAGACGCACCAGCGGATGATGCGATCCAAGTTGACGATCGCGAAGCCTTGAGAGTTGTTTACCAGTTGTTGCGAAAAGATGGCATATTCATGGGGGGTTCTACAGGTATTAACGTTGGTGCTGCTGTTGCTTTAGCTAAACGAATGGGACCGGGACATACCATTGTCACCATTTTATGTGATAGCGGTTCTCGTTACCAATCGCGGATCTTCAATACTGAATGGTTGGAATCGAAAGGCTTGGCTGTTAATTTATGA
- a CDS encoding serine/threonine protein kinase: MIGKLLDHRYQVIKVLATGGFGETYIAKDTKRPGNPVCVVKHLKPASSDSKVFDTARRLFHSEAETLEKLGNHNQIPRLLAYFDENQEFYLVQEFVEGHPLSDELQPNRRWSESQVIAMLQEVLGILKFVHGQGVIHRDIKPDNIIRRSSDGKLVLVDFGAVKQLRVSSGYSPHTQLFTVAGNQSATVAIGTPGYMPTEQGQGKPRPNSDLYSLGIIAIQALTGVAPMELQEDTYTGEILWQHLVPVSNNLEAVLSKMVRYHFKDRYQSASEALQALHLFAPASSTPVEYVNNSTSYQAVKYSSPESRQKTIAVAPLNRVARSPVEAAPKSTPKNSNGPDLLQLTILALLAGGAAAITPAVVKNVQNVASNFSDNSSTTASSQICLAVIKENSNIRSEPSNLSDSVIKTITEDSTFEVTGLRTKRGWVQVKLDPKTSGWADSDVIKNNELWVDCLRDKGIAVKTEDDDDLITVRPAPKAKSKPAVKPSLSSSEDLLDKLQGKSPENSKVLEQARKKYESGDLQGAIALLKSVTSNAPAVKETTEMVAQWQKDWAKAEALFKDIDTAIGEGQWDKVLGYKNDPEKLPNIQYWRDKIEPLFKQAADNLDKQEPAKTNPQESNGER, from the coding sequence ATGATAGGCAAGCTACTAGATCACCGTTACCAAGTCATTAAAGTCCTTGCTACAGGAGGCTTTGGTGAAACATATATTGCTAAAGATACCAAGCGACCGGGCAACCCCGTCTGCGTTGTCAAGCACTTAAAGCCTGCGAGTTCTGACTCCAAAGTGTTTGACACTGCCCGACGGCTGTTCCATAGCGAAGCCGAAACTTTAGAAAAATTGGGCAATCACAACCAAATACCCCGGCTTTTAGCTTATTTTGATGAAAACCAAGAATTTTATTTAGTACAAGAATTTGTTGAAGGACATCCACTCAGCGATGAGTTACAGCCGAACCGTCGCTGGAGCGAGAGCCAAGTTATCGCGATGCTACAAGAAGTTCTTGGTATCTTAAAATTTGTCCACGGTCAAGGCGTTATTCACCGTGACATCAAACCAGATAATATCATCCGGCGCTCTTCAGATGGCAAATTAGTTTTAGTGGATTTTGGGGCAGTCAAGCAATTACGCGTCTCTTCTGGATACTCCCCCCATACACAATTGTTTACCGTCGCGGGAAACCAGTCTGCCACAGTAGCTATTGGAACTCCCGGTTATATGCCCACAGAACAAGGACAGGGCAAACCCCGCCCCAACAGCGATCTTTACTCCTTAGGTATTATTGCCATTCAAGCACTTACAGGCGTTGCGCCAATGGAGTTACAAGAAGACACCTACACGGGGGAAATCTTATGGCAGCATTTGGTTCCCGTCAGCAACAATTTGGAAGCGGTTTTAAGCAAGATGGTGCGATATCATTTCAAAGATCGCTACCAAAGTGCATCAGAAGCCCTACAAGCATTACATTTGTTTGCTCCAGCATCTTCAACACCTGTAGAATACGTTAACAATTCTACAAGCTACCAAGCCGTCAAGTATTCATCTCCTGAATCCAGACAAAAAACGATCGCTGTAGCCCCATTGAATCGCGTTGCTCGTTCACCAGTAGAAGCAGCACCTAAATCAACACCCAAAAATTCTAACGGACCGGACTTACTACAGCTAACAATCTTAGCTCTTTTAGCAGGTGGTGCGGCTGCGATTACCCCAGCTGTGGTCAAAAACGTTCAAAACGTTGCCTCTAATTTTTCTGATAATAGTAGTACAACAGCATCATCACAAATTTGCTTGGCTGTTATTAAAGAAAATTCAAATATTCGTTCTGAACCCAGTAACCTTTCTGATAGCGTTATAAAAACTATTACAGAAGATAGTACTTTTGAAGTAACAGGTTTGCGAACAAAGCGCGGTTGGGTACAAGTTAAACTCGATCCTAAAACCTCCGGTTGGGCGGATTCCGATGTTATTAAAAATAACGAACTTTGGGTTGATTGCTTGCGCGACAAGGGAATTGCAGTAAAAACAGAAGATGATGACGATTTGATTACAGTCCGCCCCGCACCCAAGGCGAAATCAAAACCAGCCGTAAAGCCAAGTCTTTCATCTTCAGAAGATTTACTGGACAAATTACAGGGGAAATCTCCTGAAAATTCTAAAGTTTTAGAACAAGCAAGAAAGAAATACGAATCGGGAGATTTGCAGGGAGCGATCGCATTACTTAAATCTGTGACTTCTAACGCTCCTGCTGTCAAAGAGACAACAGAAATGGTAGCTCAATGGCAGAAAGATTGGGCAAAAGCAGAAGCTTTATTTAAAGATATCGATACAGCGATTGGCGAAGGACAATGGGATAAAGTTTTGGGGTATAAAAACGATCCAGAAAAACTACCCAATATCCAGTATTGGCGAGATAAAATCGAGCCACTCTTTAAACAGGCTGCTGATAATTTAGACAAACAGGAACCTGCTAAAACCAACCCTCAAGAATCGAATGGAGAGCGCTAA
- a CDS encoding DedA family protein, giving the protein MSLEFISLENIQKVAHEYGYWAIFLGILLENLGIPLPGETVTLVGGFLAGSKELNYWLVLSDASAGAAIGGTCGYWIGRIGGWSLLIRLASIFRISEARILAIKDQFSENAVKAVFFGRFFALLRIFAAPLAGIAEMPFGKFFLCNLAGAVSWASVMVTLAFFAGKIVSLEQLVTWVSQFAIAALLILVAVIAIPLWLESRKVGVESTKE; this is encoded by the coding sequence ATGTCTCTTGAATTCATATCACTAGAAAACATCCAGAAGGTTGCTCACGAGTATGGCTATTGGGCAATTTTTTTGGGAATTTTGTTAGAAAATTTAGGGATTCCTCTTCCTGGCGAAACCGTGACCTTAGTAGGTGGTTTTTTAGCTGGTAGCAAGGAACTAAATTACTGGCTGGTTCTCAGCGACGCCTCAGCTGGTGCTGCAATCGGGGGTACGTGCGGTTATTGGATAGGTAGAATTGGCGGCTGGTCTTTACTTATTAGGCTAGCAAGTATATTCAGAATTTCAGAAGCGAGAATATTAGCCATCAAAGACCAATTTAGTGAAAATGCGGTCAAAGCAGTGTTTTTTGGACGCTTTTTTGCACTGTTGAGGATTTTTGCAGCGCCTCTTGCGGGTATAGCAGAAATGCCCTTTGGCAAATTCTTTTTGTGCAATTTAGCAGGAGCAGTCTCTTGGGCTAGCGTCATGGTAACACTGGCTTTTTTTGCAGGAAAAATAGTTTCTCTAGAACAACTCGTAACTTGGGTCAGTCAGTTTGCGATCGCAGCGTTGCTCATTCTAGTCGCTGTAATTGCCATTCCCCTGTGGTTGGAGTCGCGGAAAGTCGGGGTTGAGAGCACTAAGGAGTAA